A part of Candida albicans SC5314 chromosome 2, complete sequence genomic DNA contains:
- a CDS encoding uncharacterized protein (Putative NADH dehydrogenase; repressed by nitric oxide, Hap43p-repressed), whose product MLVRFIGKSTTTPVGVYASTVSKRYSSIISVHRDTKEDNPNIAFEFNSENKKRAEEIIAKYPPQYKKGACMPLLDLGQRQLGFTSISVMNYVAKLLDMPPMRVYEVATFYTMYNRHPMGKYNLQVCTTTPCQLCGSDSIMKAITDYLKIKPGQTTPDKLFTLQEVECLGACVNAPMIAINDDYHEDLSPEATINLLKQLQEGKELTEIGPVDGKRQSCEPFSGPKVLLNKEPNDIRKFTRADL is encoded by the coding sequence ATGTTGGTTCGTTTTATTGGGAAATCAACTACAACACCAGTGGGTGTATACGCTTCTACTGTATCAAAGAGATACTCTTCCATCATCTCCGTTCATAGAGACACCAAAGAAGACAACCCAAACATAgcatttgaatttaattcagaaaacaaaaaaagagcTGAGGAAATAATTGCCAAATACCCTCCACAATATAAAAAAGGTGCCTGTATGCCATTATTAGATTTGGGACAACGTCAATTAGGATTTACTTCTATTTCAGTGATGAACTATGTTGCCAAGTTATTAGATATGCCACCAATGAGAGTGTATGAAGTGGCTACATTTTATACCATGTACAATAGACATCCAATGGGGAAATACAATTTGCAAGTTTGTACTACCACGCCTTGTCAATTATGTGGAAGTGACAGTATTATGAAGGCCATTActgattatttaaaaattaaaccaGGACAAACCACTCCAGATAAATTGTTTACATTACAAGAGGTTGAATGTTTAGGTGCTTGTGTTAATGCTCCAATGATTGCAATCAACGATGATTATCATGAAGATTTGTCACCAGAAGCTACCATAAACTTGttgaaacaattacaagaaGGTAAAGAGTTGACTGAAATCGGACCAGTAGATGGTAAAAGACAATCTTGTGAACCTTTCAGTGGACCAAAGGTATTATTGAACAAAGAACCTAATGATATAAGAAAATTCACGAGAGCTGATTTGTAA
- a CDS encoding ATP-dependent RNA helicase (Ortholog of S. cerevisiae Ecm16, an essential DEAH-box ATP-dependent RNA helicase specific to the U3 snoRNP required for 18S rRNA synthesis; Hap43-induced; Spider biofilm induced) translates to MGKYRKRFNEKARAGMLAKQAALKKARNKQFYRQDDEEETETTPDTTEIFNTQDSNSEILAPVTEEERLARKRALEQNLYSENSKKEKMSRAKKKRLDKYIDHQLKREEKKILLEKLAETKMDTSNFAALKELGKGKQTKKEEMIEALELERQGRADENTREVLYEERDVKDYDDSDEDGSIFKSFDDDRHLQDEEGEQRSTFVDNRPKKFGGQGSGFGFANIPVIKKDTTEIPKKKYSWRKRVEEEEKKRLKKEDDDDFASSSEDEEESDNSNADDMNTSEETVEADELRDSDVAEDSDSNEEESEHEINPEAGESAESEGDSSSEVEEEEDDDDDDDDEEEEEEESKLMKSKPRHSTTAASFKEWAEQQVRIMEGRDKNVLTPEVSEEIKKKYSKQTVRDEDVDHSSDEEGYIPINKEMQRRAFVVEVNRTDSIQQQRVLLPVFAEEHRIMEAVYHHDCIILCGETGSGKTTQVPQFLYEAGFGNLLHDLYPGMIGVTQPRRVAAVSMAERVGSELGDHGHRVGYQIRFDTTIKNEGKENGTALKFMTDGVLLREMMTDFLLAKYSAIIIDEAHERNINTDILIGMLTRVVKLRRKYHKENPQLYKPLKLIIMSATLRVSDFSENPALFKTPPPIINVQARQYPVSIHFNKKTNYDYLEEAFKKTCKIHRKLPEGGILIFLTGQNEITTLVKKLRQEFPFKKKSTIQYDENIDVKLSENVQQEVEDVDFSVQSGDAGILDDYEEGEENEEEEEGFEESIDSKESEVGPLYVLPLYSLLPTKQQMKVFEDPPPGSRICIVATNVAETSLTIPGIRYVVDCGRSKERKYNQENGVQSFEVDWVSKASANQRAGRAGRTGPGHCYRLYSSAVFEDFFPQFSVPEILRMPFESIVLSMKSMGIDQIANFPFPTPPDRFSLKKAEELLVILGALDKEQKQITDLGKKMSLFPLSPRFAKILIIGNQQECLSYIIAIVSALSVGDPFIGENELVGNMNDEARREFRTKFYHSRALFSKLDASSNCMMLLSAVCAYDHVPKEEQNGFLQKHYLRHKMMEEIQKLRKQVGNIVENMIMSADGLQLEQKVKLPIPNKKQVSAMKQMIASGFIDQVAIRGDLISSEVKVANKTSIINIPYCPVMPIEDGPFVYLHPNSLIAESGQIPSSYLVYQSLSTKGNISEDETKKVRMNPLVDISGKQLANIAKNSVLLTYSKPLGHPYAPKNLTPTKRECYVVPRFGAAIGSGGVGWDLPAIKVIQEKRKGVWVNL, encoded by the coding sequence ATGGGAAAATATAGAAAGAGATTTAATGAGAAAGCAAGGGCAGGTATGCTTGCCAAGCAAGCTGCATTGAAGAAAGCAAGAAATAAGCAATTTTATAGACAAGACGATGAGGAAGAGACCGAAACGACTCCAGATACCACCGAAATATTCAATACCCAAGATTCAAACTCTGAAATACTTGCACCCGTCACTGAAGAAGAACGGTTAGCTAGAAAGAGGGCATTAGAGCAAAATTTGTATTCTGAAAATTCCAAAAAGGAGAAAATGTCTCGAGCAAAGAAGAAACGTTTGGATAAATACATTgatcatcaattgaaaagagaggaaaagaaaattttgcTTGAAAAGTTGGCAGAGACCAAGATGGATACTAGTAACTTTGCCGCTCTTAAGGAATTGGGAAAAGGtaaacaaaccaaaaaagagGAAATGATTGAGGCGTTGGAATTGGAACGTCAGGGTAGAGCTGATGAGAATACACGGGAAGTTTTATATGAAGAACGAGATGTAAAAGATTATGATGATTCAGATGAAGATGGCAGTATATTTAAAAGCTTCGACGACGACAGACATTTGCAAGACGAGGAGGGGGAACAGCGATCAACATTTGTGGATAACAGGCCCAAAAAGTTTGGCGGTCAAGGTTCGggttttggttttgcaAACATACCTGTAATTAAAAAAGATACTACGGAAATTCCTAAGAAAAAATACAGTTGGAGGAAAAGGgtggaagaagaagaaaaaaagagattaaagaaagaagatgatgatgattttgctTCGTCTTCAGAGGATGAGGAGGAGCTGGATAATAGTAATGCTGACGATATGAACACTTCTGAAGAAACTGTGGAAGCAGATGAGTTACGTGATCTGGATGTGGCGGAAGATTCTGATTccaatgaagaagaatctGAACATGAAATTAATCCTGAAGCTGGTGAGTCTGCTGAAAGTGAGGGTGATCTGTCAAGTgaagtagaagaagaagaggacgacgacgacgacgatgatgatgaggaagaagaagaagaggaatCAAAGTTGATGAAAAGCAAACCGCGCCACTCTACTACTGCAGCTAGTTTCAAAGAATGGGCAGAACAGCAGGTTCGTATTATGGAGGGGAGAGACAAGAATGTTCTCACACCAGAAGTTTCTGAAGAGATCAAGAAAAAGTACTCGAAACAGACTGTCAGAGATGAAGACGTCGATCACTCGTCAGATGAAGAAGGATACATCCCtataaacaaagaaatgCAACGTCGAGCATTTGTTGTAGAAGTGAACAGAACGGATTctattcaacaacaaagagtTTTACTTCCTGTTTTTGCTGAAGAGCATAGGATAATGGAGGCTGTTTATCACCACGATTGTATAATTCTTTGTGGTGAAACTGGGTCAGGGAAAACAACACAAGTTCCTCAATTCTTGTACGAGGCCGGGTTTGGTAATTTATTGCACGACTTGTATCCCGGAATGATTGGTGTGACTCAACCAAGAAGAGTGGCAGCTGTGTCAATGGCAGAAAGAGTAGGTAGCGAATTGGGAGATCATGGTCACCGTGTGGGTTATCAAATACGATTTGACACTACTATCAAAAATGAAGGTAAGGAAAACGGTACGGCATTGAAATTTATGACCGATGGTGTTTTGTTGAGAGAGATGATGACCGATTTTTTGTTAGCCAAATATTCAGCAataattattgatgaagCCCATGAGAGAAATATTAATACTGACATATTAATTGGAATGTTGACAAGAGTTGTAAAattaagaagaaaatatcACAAGGAGAATCCTCAATTGTATAAGCCTTTGAAACTTATTATAATGTCGGCTACGTTGAGAGTCTCTGATTTTTCGGAAAACCCTGCATTATTCaaaacaccaccacctaTTATCAATGTTCAGGCAAGACAGTATCCGGTGTCAATccattttaataaaaaaactaacTATGATTATTTGGAGGAAGCGTTTAAAAAGACATGTAAAATACATCGTAAACTTCCCGAAGGTGGTATATTAATATTCTTAACGGGGCAAAATGAAATTACCACTttggtgaaaaaattaCGACAAGAATTCCCGTTTAAAAAGAAGTCAACCATTCAGTATGATGAAAACATTGATGTTAAGTTGTCAGAAAATGTTCAACAAGAGGTTGAAGATGTGGATTTTAGTGTTCAATCTGGAGATGCTGGTATActtgatgattatgaagaaggagaagaaaatgaggaagaagaggagGGTTTTGAAGAGTCTATCGATAGCAAGGAGTCAGAGGTGGGGCCGTTATATGTATTGCCGTTGTATTCTTTATTACCtacaaaacaacaaatgaaGGTGTTTGAGGATCCACCACCGGGAAGCAGAATTTGTATAGTTGCCACTAATGTTGCCGAAACATCGTTGACAATACCAGGCATCAGATACGTGGTGGATTGTGGTCGTTCcaaggaaagaaaatacAACCAAGAAAATGGAGTGCAATCATTTGAAGTTGATTGGGTTTCCAAAGCATCTGCTAATCAACGTGCTGGTAGAGCTGGTAGAACCGGACCAGGACATTGCTACAGACTATATTCTTCTGCAGTTTTTGAAGACTTTTTCCCTCAATTCAGTGTACCTGAGATTTTACGTATGCCATTTGAAAGTATTGTATTAAGTATGAAGAGTATGggaattgatcaaattgcTAATTTTCCTTTCCCTACTCCTCCTGATAGATTTTCATTAAAGAAAGCCGAAGAGTTGTTAGTCATATTGGGTGCATTAGATAAAGAACAAAAGCAGATTACTGATTTAGGGAAAAAAATGTCTTTGTTCCCCTTGAGTCCACGATTTGCAAAAATTCTAATTATTGGAAACCAACAAGAATGTCTTTCTTATATCATTGCTATTGTTTCTGCATTATCGGTCGGAGATCCATTTATAGGTGAGAACGAATTAGTCGGGAACATGAATGACGAAGCACGTAGAGAGTTTAGAACAAAATTCTATCACTCACGTGCATTATTCTCAAAGTTGGATGCGTCTAGTAATTGTATGATGTTATTGTCTGCAGTTTGTGCATATGACCATGTTCCAAAAGAAGAGCAAAATGGGTTTTTACAAAAGCATTATCTTAGACATAAGATGATGGAGGAAATACAAAAGTTGAGAAAACAAGTTGGAAATATAGTAGAAAATATGATTATGTCTGCTGATGGATTACAGTTGGAACAAAAAGTGAAATTGCCCATTCCAAACAAAAAGCAAGTGAGTGCAATGAAACAGATGATTGCGTCTGGGTTTATCGACCAAGTTGCAATTCGAGGAGATCTCATTTCATCTGAGGTAAAGGTTGCAAACAAGACAAGTATTATAAATATCCCATACTGTCCCGTGATGCCCATAGAAGATGGACCATTTGTATATTTACATCCTAACTCTCTTATAGCTGAAAGTGGGCAAATTCCAAGCTCGTATCTTGTCTATCAATCATTGAGTACAAAGGGAAACATCAGTGAAGATGAAACCAAGAAGGTTAGGATGAATCCGTTAGTTGATATAAGTGGTAAGCAGTTGGCTAATATTGCTAAAAACTCGGTGCTACTCACATATTCCAAACCGTTAGGACATCCTTATGCTCCAAAAAACTTGACACCAACGAAAAGAGAATGTTATGTGGTTCCACGTTTTGGAGCAGCCATTGGaagtggtggtgttggttGGGATTTGCCTGCCATTAAGGtaattcaagaaaaacGTAAAGGTGTTTGGGTAAACTTATAG
- a CDS encoding uncharacterized protein (Ortholog of Nyv1, v-SNARE component of the vacuolar SNARE complex involved in vesicle fusion in S. cerevisiae; Hap43-repressed gene): MSQTDLHKHLIHCTLTINSTTLYTYENSNLVHLVNNSNINCSEIVSQELGLINASKTLIGSIPISSSNTIKLSMYFMKKLLSNQDGSRDLITVVAIAHVHANKTLVLNVLKNIMDKYIEYKREFDSNKSVSGQSSKAKLGEFKLYMNQIIKYEEMNYDSNQHIYNYGSTNENNEDGHPADQINPNQLLLANEEVDEVRQLMLENINKLLSRGDKINSLVDQTDRLNTSSSVFQKRAQQIKRKMWFMKTKFLLSITGGVLLILYLFIGSECGFPAFSHCIRN, encoded by the exons ATGAGTCAAACTGATTTGCATAAACATT TGATCCATTGTACCTTAACTATAAACTCAACCACTTTATACACATATGAAAACTCGAATCTAGTACACCTCGTGAACAACAGTAATATCAATTGCTCAGAAATAGTTTCGCAAGAATTGGGTTTAATCAATGCGTCTAAAACATTAATTGGATCAATACCAATTTCGTCGAGCAACACTATAAAACTCTCAATGTATTTCATGAAAAAGTTGCTATCAAACCAAGATGGGAGCCGTGACTTGATTACTGTTGTGGCCATTGCTCATGTTCATGCCAATAAGACATTGGTCTTGAATGTTTTAAAGAATATAATGGATAAATATATCGAATACAAACGAGAATTCGATTCCAACAAAAGTGTTTCAGGACAGCTGTCCAAAGCAAAATTGGGggaattcaaattatacatgaatcaaataataaaatatgaAGAAATGAATTATGATTCCAACcaacatatatataattatgGCTCTaccaatgaaaataatgaagatggaCATCCAGCAGATCAGATCAACCCCAaccaattattattagccAATGAAGAAGTCGACGAAGTGAGACAGTTAATGTtggaaaatataaataaacttTTGAGCCGAGGTGATAAAATTAACTCGTTAGTTGATCAGACAGACAGATTGAATACGTCATCTCTGGTGTTTCAAAAAAGGGCTCAGCAGATAAAGAGGAAAATGTGGTTTATGAAAACAAAGTTTTTATTATCGATTACTGGCGGtgtattgttgattttgtatttatttattgggTCAGAGTGTGGGTTCCCAGCGTTTTCTCATTGCATTAGAAACTGA